The sequence GGCATGGACCGCATCCCGGTTCCGAAGGGACGGACGGATGTGGTGCAGTGGACCGCAGGCTCCAAGGACCTGCCCTTCCTGCGTGTGATCACGGCCCTTGAGGGGAACCGGGTGACCGTGGATGCGCCGCTGGTCAACGCCCTCCAGGCCGAGTACGGCGGCGGTCTGCTGTACAAGTACGAGTTTGCCGGTGGTGTCTCACAGGTTGGCGTGGAGAACCTGCGCGGCGACTCGGAGTTCAGCAAGCCCGACGACGAGGACCACGGCTGGAATCTGGTCAGCCTGGATAGCTGTGAGGACTGCTGGGTGCGCGACGTGACCTCGGTGCACTTCGGATATAGCTGCGTCAACGTGGGGCGCTGGGGGACCCGGTCGACGATCCGGGACTGCACGTGCCTCGACCCGGTCTCCCAGATCACCGGCGGGCGACGCTACTCTTTCGCTCTGGCCGGGCAGCTCAACCTGGTGCTGCGCTGCGTGGCTCGCGACGGACGTCATGACTTCGTGATGCATGCGGTCGTACCGGGGCCCAATGCCTTCGTCGATTGCTCGGCGACGCGGGCCCATGCGGACACCGGACCGCATCACCGCTGGTCAACGGGCACGCTGTACGACAACGTGAGCGTCGAGGGCAATGCGATCAATGTGCAGAACCGGGGCGCCTCCGGTACTGGTCATGGCTGGGCCGGTGCGCAGATGGTGTTCTGGAACTGCACGGCAAAGTCGATGGACGTGCAGAGGCCGCCGACGGCGCAGAACTGGGCTATCGGCTGCAGCGCGGGCACGCACAAGGGAAGCGGGTTCTGGGAGAGCTTCGGTACTCCCGTGGAGCCCCGGAGCCTGTATCTGAAGCAGTTGGAGGACCGGCTCGGGCCACAGGCTGTGGCTAACCTCGCCCGGTAGGAGGGGTCGCAATGAAGGTAGCGCGCAGGGCTGTGCGTGTGCTGATAGTGGGTCTGGTAGCGTCCCTGGGGTCACTGGCGATGGCTGCAACGGTGCGCGTCTCGACGCAAGCGGAACTGGATGCCGCGATTCACGCCGCCGGGCCAGGCGACACAATCGTCATGTCCGCCGGCGACTGGAAGGACACGGCGATCCTGCTCGAGGCAGAGGGTGAGCCGGATCGGCCGATCACGCTGCGGGCCGAGACACCGGGCAAGACGGTCCTGTGTGGCCGCTCGAAGCTGAGGATCGCCGGTGGCTATCTGCAGGTCGAGGGGTTGATGTTCACGCGTGGCGGCCTGCCCGGGGAAGACCCGATCGCCTTCCGCAAGGACCCCTCCAAGCTCTCTCATCACTGCCGCCTGACAGAGTGCGCGGTCGTGGACTACGACGCACCCGGCAGCGACAAGGACTGCAAATGGGTGTCGGTCTATGGCACTCACAACCGGGTGGATCACTGCTACTTCGCGGGGAAGACCTCAGGAGGAACGCTGCTGGTGATCTGGGTCGGCCCGGAGCCCAATGAGCACCGCATCGACCACAATCACTTCGGCCCACGGCCACCTCTCGGCCGCAATGGTGGGGAGACCATCCGCGTCGGAACGAGCGATGTGTCGATGAGCGTCTCGCGCACCGTGGTGGAGGGCAATCTCTTCGAGCGCTGCAACGGCGAGACCGAGATCATCTCCAGCAAGTCCTGCGAGAACGTCTACCGCTACAACACCTTCGTCGAGTGCGAGGGAGCCCTGACGCTGCGCCACGGTAACAGGTGTCTGGTGGAGGGCAACTGGTTCCTGGGGAAGGGCAAGAAGAACACCGGCGGCGTGCGCGTCATCGGTGAGGATCACCGGGTGGTGAACAACTACTTCTGCGGCCTGACGGGGCGCTCCGGACGCTCGGCGGTCTCGCTGATGAACGGCCTGCCCAACTCGGAGCTGAGCGGTTACTTCCAGGTCAAGCGGGCCGTCGTCGCCTTCAACAGCATCATCGACTGCGACACGCCGATCACCCTTGGGCTCAAGACAGGCTCCGACCCGGCAAAGGACCTGCCGCCCATGGACTGCACGATCGCCAACAACCTGATCCGCGGCACCAGGGCCCCGCTGGTTACCGTGCAGACGGCGCCGACCGGCACGGTCTGGCACGGCAACCTGGTGAGTGGTGGCGATACGGGACTCGGCGACGAGCCCGGCCTCCAGAGCGTTGACCTGCGTCTTCGCGAGGCGCCCGACGGTCTGTGGCGGCCTGCACCTGACAGTCCGGTATGTAGTGCGGCGATCGGCGGCTTCCCCTTTGTCACCGAGGACATCGATGGGCAGCCCCGCGGGACAACCTATGATGTGGGTTGCGATCAGCTCGCCACAGGGCCGGTGACACGCCATCCCCTGACGCCCGCGCAAGTCGGGCCGTCCTGGAGACCACAGTAGTCGGCATACCCGCCGGTCAGCCCAGGCTTAGCGGTTCAGGATCACATCGCCATCGGCGGCCTGGAAGACCACCGAGAGCTTGTCGCCAAGGGTAACGGTGATCGTGTCTGCGGTCGCCACTGCCTTCACGGGTGGACAGGGATCGACCGACAGCACTGTCACGAAGTTCGCGGACTGCGCCGCGGGTGCGCCGGCCTTGAGCACCGTACCCCGATCCTTGCCCTCCAGCACGTCCTTGTCGAGAGTTGCGCTGAGGCCCTCGGGTAGCGCGAACTGCAGGTGCAGGGTCTGCTCGCCCTTTGTGAGGTCGTAGCCGCTGCCGGTCTGCGTGCAGGTGGCGCCGGAGTGCATGAGCCACTCGAAGCGACGCGGTCCTGAGGCTGATTCGAGGCGGTCGCAGAGGATGACGTACTTGTCCTGGACCACGGCCAGCCACCGGTACATGGTCTTCATCTTCGAGTAGTACGCCGAGGCATCTCCCCGCACGGCGAAGAGGCCCTCACGCTGCACGACCTTGTCGATCTTGCCCATCTTGGCCTGGTTGGCGATGGGCTGCAGCCAGCCACCACCTCGCTGCGTCGGTCCCTGACCGTCCACCAGGATCAGGTTGTGGTTGGCGCCCGCCTTGTTCTGCTTCGGGTAACCATCGTCGGTCGCCCACATCTGGCCCTTCCAGAAGAGCATGAAGTGGTTGGCATCTGGGTGGTCGTGGGCGATGTTCACCCAGCCGCGCACCAACTCGTTGAGGCGATGGCCACCATAGGGGCCGCACTTGAGCAGCACCGCGAGGGAGTTCGGGTCGGTCCAGGAGGTGCGGTAGGTGGCCAGCTCCAGGTCCTCGAAGTAGCGCGAGGTCGGGATCTGGTCGAGCGGCGTGGGCTTGAGGTCGGCGTCATACCACAGGATGCACCAGGGGTAGTAGGAGAAGGAGCCGGGCTCGGCGTCGTAGGCGGCCTTCATCAGGGCCTGGGCGGCCGGGTCCTTGTAGTAGGAGGCCAGCCGGAACAGGTAGTGGTTGAAGTAGTACACGCCGGTGCCGCAGTCGCCGAAGTTGAAGGTGTCATGGAAGCCCGGTGTGAGCAGGTGTGCGCGGAAGAAGGGAACGTTGCGCAGTCCCGGCGTGCTGCTGAACAGGTCGACGTCGGTGCAGTGCCGCAGGGCCTCGAAGAGCAGGACCACGTAGTTGTAGCCGAAGGCCGAGTAGTGAGGGCCCTCGTGGCTGGCTCCGTCGGGCGGGATCGCGTCGGAGACTTTCCGAGCGAAGCCCAGCGCAGCAGCCACATAGCCCTCGGCCTCGGGGACCTCGCCATCAATCGCCAGCGCCCCCAGCGTCAGCCCACTCAGACGATGGTGCACGTGGTTGTTCTGCTCGTCGCCCTTCCAGTACCCGGCGGTAGTCCCATCCATGAAGCCGGTCCAGTAGAGCTCGGCGACCTGTCGGAGGAGCTTGTCACGGACCTTCTGCCTCTGCTCCTCGGTCATGAGCCCGTAGCACCAGTCATAGGCGCAGGCGATTCCGGTGAGCATGTTCGCGGCGCCCATGGACTGGTTGATCTCCTCGCCCGTCCCCCAGTCAGGGTAGGAGGTGAGCACGTCCATCCACTCGATGGCCTTCTTGGCGTAGGCTTCGTCACCGGTCGCGATATACCCGAAGGCCAGGGAAGTCAGCCGCCACCAACCCCACTGCTGCATGTCCTGATCGTTCGAGCATTGCGCAGCGTTCGCCGGCGGCATCTGCTGCACGTAGCTGTTCGCGCTGCCCATGAGGCGGTCGAAGAAGTCCTTGTGGGTGGTCTTGCAGCGCTCGCGGATTGCGGGGAGGTCCTCGGCGGTGAAGAACAGTCGCGGGTGCTTGCCGACGAGTTCCGGCTTGAGGGGCACGGGCGTCACCTGCGGTGGCTTGCGCTTCTCACCCGGTAGCGGTCGCGTGCGCTCGCTCAGCACCGCCGGCTGGTACGTGACCGAGATGTCGTCGACGAGTACGGGCTCCTCGAGCTCCACCGGACCGCGCAGGTAGATGCCGGAGAAGCCGCGGAAGAACTTGCTGGCCATGATGTCGAAGGCGCTGGCGACTCTGCCGTCGACGGAGACCACGATGTCCGTCTCATTGCTGACCACGAACTTCCACTCGTGCCAGCCGGGCCTGCGTGGCGCTCGGGCATAGCGACGGCTTGCCCAGCCGCTGCCGTCGGCGGTGCTGACCCAGCCGTAGGAGTCATTGCCCGCCAGGTACGGGGCATAGAGGAGGCCGAAGACGAGTTGCTGGGAGGCGGAGTTGGCGATGCCCCAGACGGGACCGTAAGCCCGCCCTCGGGCGGCCTCACCCTCGAGCTTGAATCCGGAATCGTACACCCACAGGGTCACGGTCCCGAAGCCGTCGGTGGGGCTGACGGGGATCAGCACTTCGCCGCCCTTACCGACCCGCAGAGCGCGGGCACCGGAATGCACCACATCGGCGACGACCTGCACATCGCCCTTCTGGGTCACCCCGGCGGGGAGGCCGGCTTCGAAGTCGAAGCTCACCGTGTCGCAATAGGTCTGTGGGGCAAGCAGAGCGAGCAGAAGAGCGGCCATTCCGACGAGGGTAAAGCGCGTCATCGGGCATCACTCCCGGGCGACCAGAGGTAGAGTCGTCGTGTTCCAGGGGTCCGGTGCGGCTCGTCGTCCGCGGTCAGTCCGTCCATCGCACCTTCAGAGTTGACGCGACCTTCAGGTGCTTGTTCAGTATCTCGCCGGTGAGCTCGCGCAGGGCTCCGGGTGCGGGGTCCTGCGACTGGCGCTTGTACCACTCGACGACGGCGGCCAGTCCGTCCCTGAGCTCGAAGGCCGGTCGCCACCCTAACAGCCGGTCGGCCTTGGTGCAGTCCAGGCTCTGGTGCACGAAGGGCTCGGCACGCTCACTGCCACGCTTCCAGGTGAGGCCGGAGCCCCACAGGTCGCACATCATGGTGGCGAGGTCACCGTTCGGCACTCCGCGCCCCTCGCGCGGGCCAAAGTTGAAGGCCTGCCCGTCGATGGGTTGCTGGTCACACTGTGCCAGCAGCGAGAGGTAGCCCGTGACCGTATCGCCGACGAAGGTGTAGGGGCGAGTGAAGGCCGGGTTGAGAATGATCGGCTGCTCGCCCCTGGACAGGGCGAGGGCCACATCGACAAAGATGCGTCCGGCGTGGTGGTCGCCGGGGACGAGCACGTTTCCGGCTCGGGCAATCCCCAGGTGCTGCCCCGCGGGTTGAAGGTAACCGGTGTAGTAGTCGCGGGTGATGAACTCGGCGCAAGCCTTCGAGACGGCATAGGGACCCGTCGCCACGAGCGGGTCGTCCTCGGTCCAGGGCTCTCCGCCTTTGTCGCGGTAGACCTTATCGGTGGTGACCACAACGGCGCGCGGAACCTCACACCGGCGCACGGCCTCAAGGAAGGTGGCGGTGCCCAAGACGTTGATGGCGTAGGTGTCGAGGGGTCGCTGCTTGCACTCGCCGACGATCGCCATGGCTGCAAGGTGAAGGGCGGCGGTGACCTTCTCGGTCTTCATCACGTGCTGCAGACCCTCCAGGTCGCGAACATCCAGCTCGCAGGTCAGCACGCGCTCGTCCTCACCCAGACCGGAGGACTGGTAGCAGGTGCCGGGAAGGCTGAAGGAGCGGTCGACGCCGACGAGCTTCTCCACACCCGCAGCGAGAAGGTACCAGCCCAACCAGGTGCCCTTGGCACCCGCGAGCCCGGTGACGAGTACCGTCTGACCCTTGAGACGACCCTGGAACATCGCTATCTCCCCTCAGTCCCGGCAGCATAGGTTCATCATGGAGTTGACTTTCGTGGCGTTTCTGGGTATAATGTTCTTGTCCGACCGTGTCCGCCCTAACCCGCGGGGCATTTGGACGAGCCGAAAGGTTGGCCGAGCATCGACGCGAAGAGGCGGGTTGCTACGCACGGAACTCGGAGGGCACGGCTCTAAGGAGCCCTGAAGAAAGGCCTTTGAAAGAGGGCCTTTTTTTGGTTCTCCCTTCTGGCGGCCAGGGCAGTCTGATGTCTCAGGTCTGAAGCCAGTCAGAAGTACCGTGCGTTCCCCTGTGTCACGAGCGAAGGGAACCAAGCCCTCCTCTAGGGAGGAGGTGCCGGGTCGCGAGACGGTGCGGCGGAACAGGATGAAGGACTTGAACTGCGGCAGGTTGAGCCGCTCGTAGTCGCCGCTCTGCGAGCACCGATAGACATACCCCAGTGCTGTAGGCAATTCGGCGCTGCCCTCGGCAATCCTCTTGTCGTACTCCTGGTCGAAGACGAGCCAACGCGGAGGGGACTTGGCAAAGCCCTCGGACACCTCGCGCAGCGCCCAGGGGTGAGTCAGGTGATCGTCCATGGCGAAACGCGTGGGCGCCACGCGGTCACTGTAGAGGTAGACGCCCGTGGTCATGTTGTCGGCGTAACCCACGCAGTAGATGGTGTCGCTCGGTGTGGTGTCGGCGTCGATGATCCGTGCAACCTCCAGGGCCTCCTTGGGCCACGCCTCGCCCTCGAGGAAGTGCACAGTCTTCTTGACGGTCGGCAGCTCGTTACGCGCCACAGGCAGAAGCGTGACGACCAGGGCTGCGAGTACTGCCAGACGGGCCAGGTGCGACCGGCGGCTTGCCCACTCCCACACCCAGGCCATTCCGAGAGCGCCCAGGAGGCAGAGGGGCGCAACGACGGCACCCATGTGATGAGTGTACCGGGGCCCGCTGGACCAGGGCGAAGCGATGGACAGCACCAGCCAGACCCACAGGCTGCGACGCACGAGCACGCTCTGAGGAGGCAAGGCGCGGAGCGCCGTGATCACGCCGCCCAACAACAGGGGCAAGGAAGTGACGGCGAACTCCGTCCACGTGGGGAGGAACTGAAGGCGGTGAAGGCCGTCCGAGTAGCTCGCGGCGGACTCCTGGCCCAGAAACCCGATCTGCACGAGATTCGCAAGCTGCCCGGCGGCGGCGAACCAAACCGCGACGACAGCATTGAGCGCCACGGCTCCGGAGAGGAACCAGAGGGCACTGCGCCAGCCTCCGGCAGCCATCCAGGCAAGAATCGTCAGGGCGACGAGGTCGAGGACAGCGGTCTGGCGGGACTGCAGGGCCAGTCCGCCGAGGACTCCCGCGATCACCAGATAGGGGCGGGTTCGGCCACACAGAATCGCGGCGACGGCAGCCACCACGAAGACCGACACCAGGAGCTCAGTGGTCACCGTGCCCTTGATGCCCACGGTCTTCTGGCTGATGCAGAGGACATAGGCGATCGCGGCGAGAACGCCGACGGAGCGAGACTGCAGCCGCTTCCCGATCAGCATCATCAGGCAAGCCGCCAGCCACACCAGGGCCATGCCGACGCAGCGGACGCCGATAATGCCCCAGCCGGCGCGGAACACCAGCCCATAGAGGAGCCAGATGACAGGAGGTTTGCCGTCGAAGATCGCGTCATAGAGGGGACGGCCGTGGATCAGCCACTCGCGGCCGCCGTAGGCCCAGTAGCCTTCGTCCCAACCGATGGGATAGGCCAGTTCGTGGAGCCGCACGAGGACACTGAGCGCACCGAGAGCAAGGACCCAGCCCAGCGTCCGCTGACGACTGTCGGAGGCGCTAAGGGGGCCCTCGGACGAGGTGGTCAAAACCGGTCACTCACTTCGGAAGAGGGTGCCTGGAGGAGTCCGCCGCCACGCTCGACCACCACTCATGGTACTAGGTCAGGCTCTGCTCGACGCGCTCCCACAAGTCGTAGATCTCGGCCAGCTCGGCATTGAGCTTCTCGTACTCGACCTCGAGCGCCTGCACCCGCGCGGGCAGGGAATAGGTGTCGGCGCGCCCCAGGATGTCGCGGATCTTGGCGAGCTGCGTCTCGAGGTAATGCGCCCGCTGCTCGATCTGCTCCAGGGACGGCAGCGATTCCTCGCCCTGCTGAGCGGCCTGCTGTCGGCGCCGTTTCTTCTCCTGTCGGGCGAGACGGTCCAGCCGCAGATTCTCCTGGCGCTTGGCCGCCTCGGCCTCGGCGGCAATACGCTCCGCCTCCGCCTCCACCTCCTGCCGGTGAGCGACGTACGCGCTCCAGCTTCCCTCGTGCACGATCGCCCGGCCATCATGGATAAGGAGCAGGCGGTTTGCGACGGCGTCCAGGAAGTAGCGGTCATGGGAGACCACCAGGATGGTGCCCCGGTACTCCCGCAGGGCCGCCTCGAGGGCACTGCGAGAGTCGATGTCCAGGTGGTTGGTGGGCTCGTCCAGCACCAGGACCGAGGGACGCCGGAGGATGAGCTTGGCCAGCGACAGGCGGCTCTGCTCCCCGCCGGACAGGTCGGCCACGCTCTTGAAGACATCGTCCTCGACGAAAAGGAACCGCGCCAGCAGACTGCGAATCTCGGTCTGCTCGGCATCGGGCATGAGCTCCTTGAACTCCTCGTACACGGTGTGCTCGGGGTTCAGGCCGAACTCATCCTGCCGGTGGTAGCCGATCTCCACGCTGGTACCGAGACGTGCCTCGCCCTCCGTGGGCTTCTGGTATCCCAGGGCGATGCGCAGCAAGGTCGTTTTGCCGCAGCCATTGGGGCCGACGATTCCCACTCGCTGGCCCCGGCGGACGAAGAGGTTGACGTCCTCAAACAGGCGCTTGCCGCCGTAATGCATTCCCAGGTGCCTGAGTTCGAGCACCTCGTCGCCGCCGCGCACACGGGGCTCGAAACGAAGGGTCATCTTCCGCCGCTGGGAGGGAGGCGGATCAACGTAGTCCATCTTCTCCAGGAGCTTGAGGCGGCTCTTGGCGGCCTTGACCTTCTTCTCCTGAGCGGTCCCCAGGGCCCAGCGGATGAAGGAGAGCTGCTTCTTCAGCTCCTCCTGCTGCCGCTCGTAGGTGCGCTCGTAGGTCAGGAGGCGCTGCTCCTTCTGCTCGAGGTACTGCGAGTAGCCGCCCGCGTACTCGGCGAGAGTCCGGCCTTCGAGCTCCAGGATTCTGGTGACGGCGGCATCCAGGAAGCGTCGGTCGTGAGAGATGGCGATGACGGCGCCCTGGTAGTTGCGCAGGTACTGCTCGAGCCACTCGATGCCGGTGATGTCCAGGTGGTTGGTCGGCTCGTCCAGGAGCAGGAGCTGGGGCTGAGAGAGCAGCAACCGGGCCAGGGACACGCGACGCTGCTCGCCACCACTGAAGCTATCCAGCGGGCGCTCGAAGTCCACCTCGGGAACACCAAGCCCGGTGAGGATCGCCGCCGCGCGATGGCGGAACTCATGGCCTCCGGCCGCCTCGTACTCCGCGGCAAGCTGTGAGTGATCCTCCAGCAGAGCCTCGGTCTGAGCATCGTCGGAGGCGGCTGCCATGCACTCTTCGACGCTGTGCAGCCTCGCTTCCAGCTCCAGGAGGTTGGCGAAGACCGCCATGACTACCTCCCAGGGAGTGTTGGCGTCGCCGAAGTTCACATCCTGGGACAGGTAGCCGACCGTCATGGTGCGGGCGAAGTGCAGCTCCGAGTCGTCCTCGTAGGGCTCCTGGCCCATCAGAATCCGGCACAGCGTGGTCTTGCCGGTGCCGTTTGCGCCAATCAAGCCCAGACGCTCACGGTGATCGATGGCGAAGCTGATATGGTCGAGGAGCAGCTCGGTCCCGTAGTATTTGGTCAGATTGTGAACGGTAATGAGAGGCATGTTCGCACGATT is a genomic window of Armatimonadia bacterium containing:
- a CDS encoding DUF4962 domain-containing protein translates to MTRFTLVGMAALLLALLAPQTYCDTVSFDFEAGLPAGVTQKGDVQVVADVVHSGARALRVGKGGEVLIPVSPTDGFGTVTLWVYDSGFKLEGEAARGRAYGPVWGIANSASQQLVFGLLYAPYLAGNDSYGWVSTADGSGWASRRYARAPRRPGWHEWKFVVSNETDIVVSVDGRVASAFDIMASKFFRGFSGIYLRGPVELEEPVLVDDISVTYQPAVLSERTRPLPGEKRKPPQVTPVPLKPELVGKHPRLFFTAEDLPAIRERCKTTHKDFFDRLMGSANSYVQQMPPANAAQCSNDQDMQQWGWWRLTSLAFGYIATGDEAYAKKAIEWMDVLTSYPDWGTGEEINQSMGAANMLTGIACAYDWCYGLMTEEQRQKVRDKLLRQVAELYWTGFMDGTTAGYWKGDEQNNHVHHRLSGLTLGALAIDGEVPEAEGYVAAALGFARKVSDAIPPDGASHEGPHYSAFGYNYVVLLFEALRHCTDVDLFSSTPGLRNVPFFRAHLLTPGFHDTFNFGDCGTGVYYFNHYLFRLASYYKDPAAQALMKAAYDAEPGSFSYYPWCILWYDADLKPTPLDQIPTSRYFEDLELATYRTSWTDPNSLAVLLKCGPYGGHRLNELVRGWVNIAHDHPDANHFMLFWKGQMWATDDGYPKQNKAGANHNLILVDGQGPTQRGGGWLQPIANQAKMGKIDKVVQREGLFAVRGDASAYYSKMKTMYRWLAVVQDKYVILCDRLESASGPRRFEWLMHSGATCTQTGSGYDLTKGEQTLHLQFALPEGLSATLDKDVLEGKDRGTVLKAGAPAAQSANFVTVLSVDPCPPVKAVATADTITVTLGDKLSVVFQAADGDVILNR
- a CDS encoding ABC-F family ATP-binding cassette domain-containing protein; its protein translation is MPLITVHNLTKYYGTELLLDHISFAIDHRERLGLIGANGTGKTTLCRILMGQEPYEDDSELHFARTMTVGYLSQDVNFGDANTPWEVVMAVFANLLELEARLHSVEECMAAASDDAQTEALLEDHSQLAAEYEAAGGHEFRHRAAAILTGLGVPEVDFERPLDSFSGGEQRRVSLARLLLSQPQLLLLDEPTNHLDITGIEWLEQYLRNYQGAVIAISHDRRFLDAAVTRILELEGRTLAEYAGGYSQYLEQKEQRLLTYERTYERQQEELKKQLSFIRWALGTAQEKKVKAAKSRLKLLEKMDYVDPPPSQRRKMTLRFEPRVRGGDEVLELRHLGMHYGGKRLFEDVNLFVRRGQRVGIVGPNGCGKTTLLRIALGYQKPTEGEARLGTSVEIGYHRQDEFGLNPEHTVYEEFKELMPDAEQTEIRSLLARFLFVEDDVFKSVADLSGGEQSRLSLAKLILRRPSVLVLDEPTNHLDIDSRSALEAALREYRGTILVVSHDRYFLDAVANRLLLIHDGRAIVHEGSWSAYVAHRQEVEAEAERIAAEAEAAKRQENLRLDRLARQEKKRRRQQAAQQGEESLPSLEQIEQRAHYLETQLAKIRDILGRADTYSLPARVQALEVEYEKLNAELAEIYDLWERVEQSLT
- a CDS encoding GDP-mannose 4,6-dehydratase, producing MFQGRLKGQTVLVTGLAGAKGTWLGWYLLAAGVEKLVGVDRSFSLPGTCYQSSGLGEDERVLTCELDVRDLEGLQHVMKTEKVTAALHLAAMAIVGECKQRPLDTYAINVLGTATFLEAVRRCEVPRAVVVTTDKVYRDKGGEPWTEDDPLVATGPYAVSKACAEFITRDYYTGYLQPAGQHLGIARAGNVLVPGDHHAGRIFVDVALALSRGEQPIILNPAFTRPYTFVGDTVTGYLSLLAQCDQQPIDGQAFNFGPREGRGVPNGDLATMMCDLWGSGLTWKRGSERAEPFVHQSLDCTKADRLLGWRPAFELRDGLAAVVEWYKRQSQDPAPGALRELTGEILNKHLKVASTLKVRWTD
- a CDS encoding polysaccharide lyase 6 family protein → MKVARRAVRVLIVGLVASLGSLAMAATVRVSTQAELDAAIHAAGPGDTIVMSAGDWKDTAILLEAEGEPDRPITLRAETPGKTVLCGRSKLRIAGGYLQVEGLMFTRGGLPGEDPIAFRKDPSKLSHHCRLTECAVVDYDAPGSDKDCKWVSVYGTHNRVDHCYFAGKTSGGTLLVIWVGPEPNEHRIDHNHFGPRPPLGRNGGETIRVGTSDVSMSVSRTVVEGNLFERCNGETEIISSKSCENVYRYNTFVECEGALTLRHGNRCLVEGNWFLGKGKKNTGGVRVIGEDHRVVNNYFCGLTGRSGRSAVSLMNGLPNSELSGYFQVKRAVVAFNSIIDCDTPITLGLKTGSDPAKDLPPMDCTIANNLIRGTRAPLVTVQTAPTGTVWHGNLVSGGDTGLGDEPGLQSVDLRLREAPDGLWRPAPDSPVCSAAIGGFPFVTEDIDGQPRGTTYDVGCDQLATGPVTRHPLTPAQVGPSWRPQ